One segment of Paraburkholderia caribensis DNA contains the following:
- a CDS encoding response regulator, translating to MKKLEHVLIVDDDSETRELVAIHLQRNGMRVSRASSGREMRAALGRDTPDLIVLELRLPDTDGLSLCRELRAGEFHAIPVVMLSARHDEADRIVALELGADDYMSKPFAIRELLARIRAVLRRTNMLPPGMRVAEAATVLRFGEWRLDTAARRLLDPEGTVVALSGAEYRLLRVFLDHPNRVLTRDQLLNLTQGRHADLLDRSIDLLVSRVRQRLHDGVRDGRYIKTLRNEGYLFSATVMRVESDVAHAPAMTCIA from the coding sequence ATGAAGAAGCTCGAACACGTGTTGATCGTCGATGACGATAGTGAGACCCGCGAACTCGTCGCCATCCATCTGCAACGCAACGGCATGCGGGTGTCGCGCGCCTCCAGCGGACGCGAGATGCGCGCGGCGCTCGGGCGCGACACCCCCGATCTCATCGTCCTCGAACTGAGACTGCCGGATACGGATGGCCTGTCGTTGTGCCGCGAATTGCGCGCAGGCGAATTTCACGCGATACCCGTCGTCATGCTGTCCGCGCGCCACGACGAAGCGGACCGCATCGTCGCCCTCGAACTGGGCGCCGACGACTACATGTCCAAGCCGTTTGCGATCCGCGAACTGCTGGCGCGCATCCGCGCCGTCCTGCGCCGGACCAACATGCTGCCGCCCGGCATGCGCGTCGCCGAAGCGGCCACCGTGCTGCGCTTCGGCGAGTGGCGGCTCGACACGGCGGCGCGCCGTCTGCTCGACCCCGAAGGCACGGTGGTCGCGTTGAGCGGTGCGGAGTATCGGCTGTTGCGCGTGTTCCTCGATCATCCGAACCGCGTGCTCACGCGCGACCAGTTGCTCAACCTGACGCAAGGCCGTCACGCCGACCTGCTCGACCGCTCGATCGATCTGCTCGTGAGCCGCGTGCGTCAGCGGCTGCACGACGGCGTGCGCGACGGACGCTACATCAAGACGCTGCGCAACGAAGGCTATCTGTTCTCGGCGACGGTGATGCGTGTCGAAAGCGATGTCGCGCATGCGCCTGCGATGACCTGTATCGCCTAG